The following coding sequences are from one Methanobacterium sp. window:
- a CDS encoding TIGR04165 family Cys-rich peptide, which yields MKTEELNQKCPKCGCQDKTVSQTLIKETFVDMCYIPHIPSGVVGIIRCTKCGHIFEYCKDQKLKQEVKKLDCNQVFCKII from the coding sequence ATGAAAACAGAAGAACTTAATCAAAAATGTCCAAAATGCGGTTGTCAAGACAAAACTGTATCACAAACTTTGATAAAAGAAACTTTTGTAGATATGTGCTACATTCCTCACATACCGAGTGGGGTTGTTGGAATAATACGCTGCACTAAATGCGGCCACATATTTGAGTACTGCAAAGACCAGAAACTCAAACAAGAAGTCAAAAAATTAGATTGTAACCAAGTTTTTTGTAAAATAATATAA
- a CDS encoding TIGR04165 family Cys-rich peptide yields MKTEKLKQKCPKCGCKDKNVSQTKKNAQHVTQSHNPVPHFDVGVVGVIRCSECGHIFEYCKDQKLKHEVKKIQL; encoded by the coding sequence ATGAAAACCGAAAAATTAAAACAAAAATGCCCTAAATGTGGTTGTAAAGATAAAAATGTTTCTCAAACCAAAAAAAATGCCCAGCACGTAACCCAATCTCATAACCCGGTACCTCATTTTGATGTAGGTGTTGTTGGAGTCATACGATGCTCTGAATGCGGCCACATATTTGAGTACTGCAAAGACCAGAAACTCAAACATGAAGTCAAAAAAATCCAATTATAA